Proteins found in one Lutimonas zeaxanthinifaciens genomic segment:
- a CDS encoding GMC oxidoreductase — MANLNLDNEKDNTYDVIVIGSGMSGGWAAKEFAEKGLRTLVIERGREVKHNVNYPTTNLNPWEFKHRGVISQKLRDENPIASRCYVFNEDAEHFVSKDKEHPYVQEKPFDWIKGYQTGGKSLLWARQTQRWSQYDFDGPGRDGFAVEWPIGYRDLAPWYSYVEKFVGIAGNYDGLDILPDGEFLPGMGLNCIEEHFKSSVEKNYSGRHVISGRCAHITEYRDIFAKQGRATCQYRNLCQRGCPFGGYFSSNSSTLPWAMNTGNLTMIHHSVVHSIIYDDKKQKAKGVRVIDSLNKEDKEYYASIIFVNAGALNTNLILLNSTSGRFPQGLGNDNGLLGKFIAFHNYRATVSAEYDGYTDKHTTGREPTTSYLPRFRNVKKQETDFLRGYAAGFGARRQIITDYNGYGEELKENLLNPKYGVWQMRSHMMGETIPKESNQVKLDLSKTDDWGIPLLSIDVDYDENDEKMVRDYHEQFTEMFEKAGFSNIKTHDSKQAPGLDIHEMGGVRMGKDPKTSLLNKWNQMHACKNVYVTDGACMTSTSTQNPSLTYMALTARACDHAIKESKV; from the coding sequence ATGGCTAATCTAAATTTAGACAACGAAAAAGATAACACCTATGATGTAATTGTCATCGGATCCGGAATGAGCGGAGGATGGGCTGCAAAGGAATTTGCTGAAAAAGGGCTCAGAACTTTGGTCATTGAGCGCGGAAGAGAGGTAAAACACAATGTAAACTACCCAACTACCAATTTAAATCCCTGGGAGTTTAAACATAGAGGGGTTATTTCTCAGAAATTGAGAGATGAAAACCCTATAGCAAGCAGATGCTATGTTTTCAATGAAGACGCCGAGCATTTTGTTTCAAAAGACAAGGAGCACCCCTATGTTCAGGAAAAACCTTTTGATTGGATCAAAGGGTATCAAACAGGGGGTAAATCACTATTATGGGCCCGGCAGACTCAACGCTGGAGTCAATACGATTTTGATGGTCCGGGACGAGATGGATTTGCTGTAGAATGGCCCATTGGGTATAGGGATCTGGCTCCCTGGTACAGTTATGTGGAGAAGTTTGTAGGAATTGCTGGTAATTATGATGGTTTGGACATACTACCGGACGGGGAGTTTTTGCCCGGAATGGGGCTAAATTGTATTGAAGAACATTTTAAATCCTCGGTAGAAAAGAACTATTCAGGCAGACATGTTATCAGTGGGCGATGCGCACATATTACAGAGTACAGGGATATTTTTGCAAAGCAGGGAAGAGCCACTTGTCAGTATCGCAATTTGTGTCAGCGGGGCTGCCCGTTCGGAGGATATTTCAGCAGTAATTCAAGTACGCTTCCCTGGGCCATGAATACAGGGAATCTGACCATGATCCATCATTCTGTGGTCCATTCAATTATTTATGATGATAAAAAACAAAAGGCCAAAGGAGTCAGGGTTATAGATTCTTTAAATAAAGAAGACAAAGAATATTACGCTTCAATCATTTTTGTTAATGCCGGAGCTCTGAACACGAACCTGATTTTATTGAATTCGACCTCAGGTCGTTTTCCTCAGGGGCTAGGTAATGATAATGGCCTACTCGGAAAATTCATTGCTTTTCATAATTACAGAGCTACAGTTTCTGCTGAATATGATGGATATACTGACAAACACACCACGGGTAGAGAACCTACCACCTCTTACTTGCCAAGGTTTAGAAATGTTAAGAAACAGGAAACTGATTTCTTAAGAGGTTATGCAGCCGGATTTGGTGCACGACGACAAATAATTACCGATTACAACGGTTATGGCGAAGAATTGAAAGAAAATCTTCTGAATCCTAAATATGGAGTCTGGCAAATGCGTTCGCATATGATGGGAGAAACCATCCCTAAGGAATCGAATCAGGTAAAACTTGATCTTTCAAAAACAGACGACTGGGGCATTCCATTACTAAGTATTGACGTGGATTACGATGAAAATGATGAAAAAATGGTCAGGGATTATCATGAACAGTTCACCGAAATGTTCGAAAAGGCAGGGTTCTCAAATATCAAAACTCACGATTCCAAACAAGCTCCGGGGCTGGATATTCACGAAATGGGTGGTGTAAGAATGGGAAAAGATCCAAAAACCTCACTGCTGAACAAATGGAACCAAATGCACGCCTGTAAAAATGTTTATGTTACGGATGGGGCCTGTATGACCTCTACCTCGACTCAAAACCCTTCCCTGACTTATATGGCACTTACGGCAAGAGCCTGTGATCATGCAATCAAGGAAAGTAAAGTATAG
- the corA gene encoding magnesium/cobalt transporter CorA, whose amino-acid sequence MCGKLKTTKNEIGLSPQEMVFRGKKKMDNIGLRIIDFDESRVDEKSISDVNEIDFYLKTKSITWFNIDGLHDLELLRSIGDKCQLNNLILSDVLETNARPKIHEYKDWIYLSLKVIQYKEENTGFAIENLSIIFNDTMLISFQEKSGTIFEPVRQRIRNHKRTLRSSKTDYLAYALVDTVIDHYLYELSRFGEKIEAIEEVLLENQDNKVIEQINLFKKQLNYIRKGIKPAKEMILSLSKMESDFIDKKNEIHFKELVNNFDLASDTLDSYRELLSDQLNVYHMILSSRLNDIMKFLTIFSVIFIPLTFIAGIYGTNFDFIPELHFKFSYFIMLGIMALITTVMLIYFKRKKWL is encoded by the coding sequence ATGTGTGGGAAATTAAAAACAACAAAAAATGAAATAGGCCTTTCTCCTCAAGAAATGGTATTCCGTGGAAAAAAGAAGATGGACAATATCGGGCTTCGAATTATTGATTTTGATGAATCCAGGGTAGATGAAAAATCCATATCAGATGTAAACGAAATTGATTTTTATCTAAAAACAAAATCAATCACCTGGTTCAATATTGACGGTTTGCATGACCTTGAATTACTGAGAAGTATTGGAGACAAATGTCAATTGAACAACCTGATCCTCTCTGATGTCCTTGAGACTAATGCCAGGCCGAAAATTCACGAATATAAAGACTGGATCTATCTCTCTTTAAAAGTAATCCAATACAAAGAAGAGAACACTGGTTTTGCTATTGAAAATTTAAGTATCATTTTTAACGATACCATGTTGATCTCCTTTCAGGAGAAGAGTGGAACTATTTTCGAACCTGTTCGTCAAAGGATTAGGAATCATAAAAGAACTCTAAGAAGTTCTAAAACTGATTATCTGGCGTATGCCCTGGTGGATACCGTAATTGATCATTATCTTTATGAACTGAGTCGGTTTGGAGAAAAAATTGAAGCTATTGAAGAGGTCTTGCTTGAAAATCAGGACAATAAGGTTATCGAACAAATCAATCTATTCAAAAAACAACTGAATTATATCCGAAAAGGAATTAAGCCAGCAAAAGAAATGATTCTGTCTCTTTCTAAAATGGAGTCTGATTTTATAGATAAAAAAAATGAAATTCACTTTAAGGAACTGGTAAACAATTTTGATCTGGCAAGCGACACGCTTGACAGCTATAGAGAATTATTATCGGATCAGCTGAATGTGTATCATATGATACTAAGCAGCAGGCTGAATGATATCATGAAATTCTTAACTATTTTTTCAGTTATTTTCATACCCCTAACCTTTATAGCAGGTATATACGGTACTAATTTTGATTTCATTCCTGAACTACATTTCAAATTTTCCTATTTTATCATGTTAGGAATTATGGCATTGATAACGACCGTGATGTTGATCTATTTCAAAAGAAAAAAGTGGCTTTAA
- a CDS encoding DNA alkylation repair protein, translating to MELKEVMKELASYADQRTKNTLMNHGGREPIFGVKVGDLKKILKKTRKNHGLSLALYDTGNSDAMYLAGLMADEKQITKDQLNNWVEKAYWYYLSEYAVAWVAAESKYGFDLGLEWIRSDKESVASAGWSTLSNYASINTVLDLDTYSSLLDEVNKTIHDAKNRVKYTMNGFVIAVGSYVPELSEKAKLVAKNIGKVDVFMGGTSCKVPLATDYIAKVENRGSVGKKRKQARC from the coding sequence ATGGAATTAAAAGAAGTAATGAAGGAGCTCGCATCTTATGCTGACCAGAGAACAAAAAATACATTGATGAATCATGGAGGGAGGGAACCTATTTTTGGCGTTAAAGTTGGGGATCTGAAGAAGATTTTAAAAAAAACAAGAAAAAATCATGGATTGTCACTGGCTCTTTATGATACCGGAAATTCAGATGCTATGTATTTAGCCGGACTGATGGCTGATGAAAAGCAAATCACAAAAGATCAATTAAACAATTGGGTAGAAAAGGCCTATTGGTATTATTTAAGTGAATATGCTGTTGCCTGGGTAGCTGCCGAAAGCAAATACGGTTTTGATCTTGGACTGGAGTGGATCAGATCCGATAAGGAGTCCGTTGCCTCCGCAGGATGGTCAACTTTATCTAATTACGCAAGTATAAACACCGTACTGGATCTCGATACATATTCCTCTTTACTCGATGAAGTGAATAAAACGATCCATGACGCAAAAAACAGAGTAAAATATACGATGAATGGCTTTGTTATTGCGGTCGGAAGTTATGTGCCTGAACTCTCAGAAAAAGCGAAATTAGTCGCCAAAAATATTGGTAAAGTGGATGTTTTTATGGGAGGGACCTCTTGTAAAGTGCCTCTTGCAACTGACTATATAGCCAAAGTAGAAAATCGAGGTTCAGTTGGTAAAAAAAGAAAACAAGCCAGATGTTAA
- a CDS encoding DUF1624 domain-containing protein → MTEKIKSSRIESIDILRGLVMVLMALDHVRDYFHLGAIVSDPLDLETTTPLLFLTRYVTHFCAPVFVFLTGTSASLYGQSRSKKQLSRFLFTRGFWLIFVEIVIMNFLWWFDPSYSFINLQVIWAIGLCMIFLSALIYLPYKWLLALALIIVFGHNTLDPIITSGYSFSSILWYIFHQQQFLPLGENRMIGFFYPVLPWIGVMALGYNFGFLYRKGFDAVVRKRYLVFLGLSTIILFLLIRFINVYGDPEPWKSQKNVLFTWFSFMNVNKYPPSLLYILITIGPTFLVLYLIEDIKSKITDVLVVFGRVPFFYYVLHVFLIHTAALLTLIALGKDWKLMIFDSASFTTDKMVNYGYSLGVVYLVWVLIVAILYPLCKKYMIYKLGNPKKWWLSYL, encoded by the coding sequence ATGACTGAAAAAATTAAATCCTCCAGAATTGAATCCATTGATATTTTAAGAGGGCTGGTCATGGTGCTAATGGCCCTCGACCATGTTCGAGATTATTTTCATTTAGGTGCCATCGTTTCGGACCCCCTGGACCTGGAAACTACTACACCTCTTTTATTTCTCACTCGTTATGTAACTCATTTCTGTGCACCGGTTTTTGTTTTCCTTACCGGAACTTCGGCCAGTTTGTACGGACAAAGCAGGAGTAAAAAACAATTATCCAGATTTCTTTTCACACGGGGATTCTGGTTGATTTTTGTAGAAATTGTCATTATGAATTTCTTATGGTGGTTTGATCCCAGCTACAGTTTTATAAATCTTCAGGTAATCTGGGCTATTGGTTTGTGTATGATTTTTTTATCAGCACTGATCTATTTGCCTTATAAATGGCTTCTGGCCTTGGCACTTATTATCGTTTTTGGACATAATACCTTAGATCCTATCATCACTTCAGGTTATAGCTTTAGCTCAATACTATGGTATATTTTCCATCAGCAACAGTTCCTTCCCTTAGGAGAAAACAGGATGATCGGATTCTTTTACCCTGTTCTTCCATGGATCGGAGTGATGGCTCTGGGTTATAATTTTGGTTTCCTGTATCGAAAAGGATTTGACGCCGTTGTAAGAAAAAGATATCTTGTGTTCCTCGGGCTTTCAACAATTATCTTATTTCTCCTAATTCGATTCATCAATGTATACGGTGATCCTGAGCCTTGGAAGAGTCAAAAAAACGTTTTGTTTACCTGGTTCTCTTTCATGAATGTCAACAAATACCCCCCGTCATTGCTTTATATACTTATTACAATTGGACCCACCTTTTTGGTGTTGTATCTCATTGAAGACATAAAATCAAAAATAACAGATGTTCTGGTCGTATTTGGAAGGGTTCCTTTTTTTTATTACGTATTACACGTTTTTCTGATCCATACTGCTGCCTTATTGACTTTAATTGCCCTTGGAAAAGACTGGAAGTTAATGATTTTTGATTCGGCTTCGTTTACGACGGATAAAATGGTGAATTACGGATATTCATTAGGTGTTGTATATTTGGTTTGGGTACTGATTGTTGCAATACTATATCCTTTGTGTAAAAAATATATGATATATAAATTGGGAAACCCAAAAAAATGGTGGCTTAGCTATTTATAA
- a CDS encoding gluconate 2-dehydrogenase subunit 3 family protein has translation MDRRRALVNLGIISGGLVLFPSCEFSKEKATIALNNLEINASQENLLKEIIASIIPNGEIPGAIELKVDEFVWVMLDDCFSKEGQQDFLKGLNSFNDVVDKIRGKSFHKLLEEERSTVLKSIEEGDQFDEKDKVGEFLRTLKQLCVFGFMQSEFIMTEVMPYSLVPGKYGTCETIDPEKRINVNG, from the coding sequence ATGGACAGAAGAAGAGCTCTTGTGAATTTAGGAATCATCTCCGGTGGATTGGTTCTTTTCCCTTCTTGCGAGTTTTCAAAAGAAAAAGCAACAATTGCGCTAAACAATCTGGAAATCAACGCTTCTCAGGAAAACTTGCTCAAGGAAATTATAGCCTCCATAATACCAAATGGAGAAATTCCCGGAGCCATTGAGCTTAAAGTTGATGAATTCGTTTGGGTCATGCTTGACGATTGTTTTTCAAAAGAAGGGCAGCAAGATTTTCTCAAGGGTTTAAATTCTTTTAATGACGTGGTTGACAAAATAAGGGGCAAATCCTTTCATAAACTTTTGGAGGAGGAACGATCAACGGTTTTAAAATCTATTGAAGAGGGAGATCAGTTTGATGAAAAAGACAAGGTTGGTGAGTTTTTAAGAACTTTAAAACAACTGTGTGTTTTTGGATTCATGCAATCTGAATTCATCATGACTGAAGTTATGCCTTATTCACTGGTCCCTGGAAAATACGGCACTTGTGAAACCATCGATCCCGAAAAAAGAATAAACGTGAATGGCTAA
- a CDS encoding ester cyclase, with product MQKSISILFLFLIFGCCTDLNEKEKIEKENKIRAESYVETIWNNKDIDSLNNFFSANFIRNVNDIDMASDNSELAANIQNLFTAFPDLHLTIDQIKASEEMVLIDFNIKGTNTGPYGDLGVTGKKVDVNGVSRIDFNENGKIIHETIFYNELSLLQQLGYELNEPKID from the coding sequence ATGCAAAAGTCGATCAGCATACTGTTTTTATTTTTGATTTTCGGCTGTTGCACAGATTTAAACGAAAAAGAAAAAATTGAAAAAGAAAACAAGATCAGAGCAGAATCTTATGTTGAAACAATTTGGAACAACAAGGATATTGACAGCCTGAACAATTTTTTCTCCGCAAACTTTATACGCAACGTAAATGATATTGATATGGCTTCTGACAATTCAGAACTTGCAGCCAATATTCAAAACCTGTTCACAGCATTTCCGGACCTTCATCTGACCATTGATCAAATCAAGGCTTCAGAAGAAATGGTCTTGATAGATTTTAACATTAAAGGAACCAATACAGGCCCCTACGGAGACCTGGGAGTAACAGGTAAAAAAGTGGATGTCAATGGCGTGTCCAGAATTGATTTTAATGAAAACGGAAAAATCATCCATGAAACCATTTTTTACAATGAATTATCGCTCCTTCAACAACTTGGATACGAACTAAATGAACCAAAAATTGATTAA
- a CDS encoding Gfo/Idh/MocA family protein translates to MSSRRKFIQNTTLAGVGFSVFPHIGFANSKSQSKVNIGLIGVGLRGTNHLNNLLLRDDVAVTAICDIDENRISLNLDLIEKSGKKKPEVFGKNELDYKNLLELESLDAVIISTPWLWHARMAKDAMLAGKYVGLEVSAANTMEECWDLVNIHEQTGTHLMILENVNYRRDILAVLNMVRQNVFGELMHFRCGYQHDLRFVKLNDGKTAYGKGVEFGEKGISEARWRTQHSLLRNADVYPTHGVGPIAAMTNINRGNRFLSMTSHATKSRGLHNYIVEHGGEDHPNAKLNFKMGDVITSTIETSNGETIIVTHDTSLPRPYSLGFRVQGTKGLWEVDGNRIYIEGVSEPHRWDEADQWLKKYDHPLWVKYGEHAMGAGHGGMDFFVINAFVESVKQRIAPPMDVYDAAAWSSITPLSEQSIANNGEPQDFPDFTRGLWVKRVPYNWIKDTF, encoded by the coding sequence ATGAGTTCAAGAAGGAAATTTATACAAAATACAACACTTGCAGGTGTGGGCTTTTCGGTTTTCCCGCATATTGGTTTTGCAAATTCTAAAAGTCAGTCTAAGGTCAATATTGGATTGATAGGTGTTGGATTAAGAGGAACAAATCACCTCAATAACCTATTGCTTAGAGATGATGTGGCGGTAACGGCAATTTGTGACATTGACGAAAACAGGATTTCACTCAATCTGGATCTTATAGAAAAGAGTGGTAAGAAAAAACCTGAGGTCTTTGGAAAAAATGAATTGGATTACAAGAATCTTCTGGAACTTGAATCTTTGGATGCCGTTATTATTTCCACACCCTGGCTCTGGCATGCCCGGATGGCAAAAGATGCCATGCTTGCGGGTAAATATGTGGGCCTTGAAGTATCAGCCGCCAATACAATGGAAGAATGCTGGGATCTGGTAAATATTCATGAGCAGACAGGTACGCATCTTATGATTCTGGAAAATGTGAACTACAGAAGAGATATTTTGGCAGTCCTGAATATGGTAAGGCAAAATGTTTTTGGAGAGTTGATGCATTTCAGATGTGGCTATCAGCATGATCTCCGTTTTGTTAAACTAAACGATGGAAAAACAGCTTATGGCAAAGGAGTTGAATTTGGAGAAAAAGGAATAAGCGAAGCAAGATGGCGAACGCAGCATTCCCTTCTTCGTAATGCAGATGTTTATCCCACACATGGGGTAGGTCCTATAGCTGCGATGACCAATATTAACAGAGGGAACCGATTTTTATCAATGACCTCCCATGCCACAAAAAGCAGGGGTTTACACAATTACATCGTTGAGCACGGAGGTGAGGACCATCCGAATGCAAAACTCAATTTTAAAATGGGAGATGTAATTACTTCCACTATAGAAACATCTAACGGAGAAACGATTATAGTGACCCATGATACGAGTTTACCAAGGCCTTATTCTTTGGGGTTTCGCGTGCAAGGCACAAAAGGCCTTTGGGAAGTTGATGGAAACAGGATATATATAGAAGGCGTATCAGAGCCTCACAGATGGGATGAGGCCGATCAATGGTTGAAGAAATACGACCACCCGCTCTGGGTTAAATACGGAGAACACGCCATGGGAGCGGGTCATGGAGGGATGGATTTCTTTGTCATAAATGCCTTTGTTGAATCTGTCAAACAGCGAATAGCACCTCCAATGGATGTTTATGATGCTGCGGCCTGGAGTTCCATAACTCCACTTTCGGAACAATCTATAGCCAATAATGGGGAACCTCAGGATTTTCCTGATTTTACCCGAGGTCTGTGGGTTAAGAGAGTTCCTTATAACTGGATCAAAGATACTTTTTAA
- a CDS encoding epimerase — translation MGYKVIITGTTGMVGKGVLLECIDHEKIDQILIVNRNTAGIHHKKLKEILIPDFFDLSGLKDHWKDYDACFFCLGITSLGQSEDSYSKITCDLTLNFAQNFYDQNQNGIFCYVSGAGTDSSEKGRSMWARVKGRTENGLLNMGFKGAYMFRPGYIQPLRGIKSKTKWYALLYLIFKPIYLLLKHFPATATNTTNMGLAMINILSGNYQKKILENTDINELAQKNIENPN, via the coding sequence ATGGGATATAAAGTTATTATTACGGGTACGACCGGAATGGTCGGAAAAGGAGTATTGCTGGAGTGTATAGATCATGAAAAAATTGATCAGATCCTTATCGTGAACCGAAACACTGCAGGTATTCATCACAAAAAACTTAAAGAAATTCTGATTCCGGATTTTTTTGACCTTTCCGGCCTAAAGGATCACTGGAAAGATTACGACGCCTGTTTTTTTTGTCTGGGGATTACCTCTCTGGGGCAATCCGAAGATTCTTATTCGAAAATAACCTGCGATCTTACCCTTAATTTTGCTCAAAATTTTTACGATCAAAACCAAAATGGGATTTTTTGCTACGTAAGTGGTGCCGGTACGGACAGTTCTGAAAAAGGAAGGTCGATGTGGGCCAGAGTTAAAGGAAGAACTGAAAATGGTTTGTTAAACATGGGATTCAAGGGGGCATATATGTTCAGGCCAGGATATATTCAACCTCTAAGAGGAATTAAATCAAAAACGAAATGGTATGCACTTTTATATTTGATATTTAAACCCATATACCTGTTATTAAAACATTTCCCTGCCACTGCGACAAATACGACCAATATGGGCCTGGCCATGATCAATATACTTTCAGGAAATTACCAAAAGAAAATTCTTGAAAATACCGACATCAATGAACTTGCACAAAAAAATATTGAAAACCCGAATTAA
- a CDS encoding LacI family DNA-binding transcriptional regulator, translated as MRNKKITLKELASILKVSVSTVSKALNDSYEISEATKKKVKTAAIKYNYSPNLLAQGLKTRRTKIIGVVIPDMRAPFFIRVLRGIEKEASEKGYNILTCFSNESFEKEKATLEMLSQGNVDGILMSLSKETQEQGQIDHVNEIMSNGIPVTLFDRVDDRIECDKVIINDFESTYFATRELLKAGARNILFISPISTTTIGKNRYRGYAFALREKGNLEEKVLSIEEYKDFSADLNRILSTEKVDGIIAANELTGISAVNIASRHGLKVPEDISIIGFTNGLLSMNSNPPLTTMSQHGKEIGRVATNKLLNRLNNTKLEYTTTVIETTLIKRGTTRH; from the coding sequence ATGAGAAATAAAAAAATAACCCTTAAGGAGTTAGCCAGTATTTTAAAAGTCTCTGTTTCAACAGTATCAAAAGCCTTAAATGACAGCTATGAGATTAGCGAGGCTACAAAGAAAAAGGTGAAAACAGCAGCAATAAAGTACAATTATTCACCTAATTTATTGGCTCAAGGATTAAAAACGAGGAGGACCAAAATTATCGGAGTCGTAATTCCGGATATGAGGGCACCCTTTTTTATTCGTGTTTTGAGAGGAATAGAAAAGGAGGCAAGTGAAAAAGGCTATAATATTCTCACTTGTTTTTCCAACGAGTCTTTTGAAAAGGAAAAAGCAACGCTCGAAATGCTTTCTCAGGGAAATGTTGATGGGATATTGATGTCTCTAAGCAAGGAAACACAGGAACAGGGACAGATAGATCACGTAAATGAGATCATGTCAAATGGAATTCCAGTCACTTTATTTGATCGGGTAGATGACAGGATTGAATGTGATAAGGTGATTATCAATGATTTTGAATCTACTTATTTTGCAACCAGGGAATTACTCAAAGCAGGGGCTCGCAACATACTTTTTATATCTCCGATAAGCACGACAACAATTGGAAAGAACCGATACAGGGGATATGCGTTTGCACTGCGTGAAAAAGGTAATCTGGAAGAAAAAGTTTTATCAATCGAGGAATACAAGGATTTTTCAGCAGATTTGAATAGAATACTTTCCACGGAAAAAGTGGATGGTATTATTGCCGCGAATGAACTAACCGGAATTTCAGCTGTTAATATTGCTTCAAGACACGGCTTAAAGGTCCCTGAAGATATTTCGATTATAGGATTTACAAATGGATTACTATCGATGAACAGCAATCCGCCGCTTACAACCATGAGTCAGCATGGCAAGGAAATAGGTCGGGTAGCCACAAACAAATTGCTGAACAGGCTAAACAATACGAAGCTGGAATATACAACAACTGTGATTGAAACTACTTTGATAAAGAGAGGTACGACTAGACATTAA
- a CDS encoding substrate-binding periplasmic protein → MKKIFLALTVLLTFVSFGQKQELTLGADVWPLFTNVENEKSILTDLVREALSRSEISTTFEIDEFSKVLSNIDNGELDGSPGLWISEARKEKYLFSKPYLYNQLILVGLRGSDVSAQSFSELEGKKIGVINNYEYGDFDSTKNLIIVPDVSNQKNLENLLSENIDYMLVDALLIQYMLKHQLNDVTKYLAIGQSPLLVKSLHLALGKNVENAQAILDDFDEKIEDMIADESFNRILELNWVRADVDGDGKTELVLGSNMAGSSAPKNIYGLMMDDSYKSNNGPQRYYVDGKLYEDWDNVPKSYKLDLVEDKTPSEQDTYIRLDF, encoded by the coding sequence ATGAAAAAAATATTTTTAGCTCTGACCGTGTTGCTCACCTTTGTTTCTTTTGGTCAAAAACAGGAATTAACACTTGGCGCAGATGTATGGCCTTTGTTCACCAATGTTGAAAATGAAAAATCAATTTTAACCGACCTGGTCAGAGAAGCTCTATCGAGATCGGAAATAAGTACCACCTTTGAGATTGATGAATTTTCGAAGGTTTTGAGCAATATTGACAACGGCGAATTAGACGGGAGCCCAGGCCTTTGGATCAGTGAGGCAAGAAAAGAGAAATACCTTTTTTCCAAACCTTATTTGTACAATCAGCTTATTCTGGTTGGGCTTCGGGGAAGCGACGTGAGTGCACAATCATTTTCTGAGCTGGAAGGAAAAAAAATAGGTGTGATCAACAATTATGAATATGGAGATTTTGACAGTACAAAAAATCTGATCATTGTACCCGATGTCAGCAATCAAAAGAATCTGGAAAATCTTTTGTCTGAGAACATAGATTATATGCTGGTCGATGCCCTGTTGATACAATATATGTTAAAACATCAATTGAATGATGTCACAAAGTATCTTGCCATTGGCCAATCTCCGTTACTTGTAAAATCACTGCATCTTGCCCTGGGAAAAAATGTTGAAAATGCACAGGCCATCCTCGATGATTTTGATGAAAAGATTGAAGATATGATTGCGGATGAAAGTTTTAACAGGATCTTAGAGCTAAACTGGGTTAGAGCCGACGTGGATGGGGATGGAAAAACGGAATTGGTCTTAGGCAGTAATATGGCGGGATCATCGGCTCCAAAAAACATTTATGGATTAATGATGGATGACAGTTACAAATCAAATAACGGGCCACAGCGATATTATGTTGACGGCAAACTTTATGAAGACTGGGATAATGTTCCAAAAAGTTATAAACTAGATTTGGTTGAGGACAAAACCCCAAGTGAACAGGATACTTATATTCGCCTGGATTTTTAA